Below is a genomic region from Neovison vison isolate M4711 chromosome 9, ASM_NN_V1, whole genome shotgun sequence.
tgggggtaaatacccaggagtgcaattgcagggtcgtagggaagctctatttttaatttcttgaggaatctccacactgttctccaaagaggctgcaccaacttgcattcccaccaacagtgtaagagggttcccctttctccacatcctctccaacacatgttgtttcctgttttgttaattttggccattctaactggtgtaaggtgatatctcaatgtggttttaatttgaatctccctgagggctaatgatgatgagcattttttcatgtgtctgatagccatttgtatttcttgattggagaagtgtctgttcatatcttctgcccattttttgatgtgtttgtctgtttcatgtgggttgagtttgaggagttcaaaaaatattttatttatatatttatttgtttaagagattgagagagagagggagaaggagagagagaatgggtggagggacagaaggagggtgagagagagaatctcaagcagactccacgctgaccatgaagcctgatgtggggctccatctcatgctgagatcataacctgagccaaaatcaagagtcaaatgcttaaccaattgagccacttaggcaccccctGAACTGCTGTTTTTAGATCACCAAACCTGAAACTCTCATCTTTTAAAACTAATATGGGGCATAGGGGATTGTTAAGCCAAATTATACATCAGTGAGGCCTGCAGAACTGTGATCATTTTAGTCATATTATGACAGTGTCATATACTTGTCGTtgtgacaggtataaggtgatatctcattgtagttttgatttgcatttctctgatgataagtgatgatgagtatcttttcatgtgtctgttgaccatctgtaggtcttctttggagaattgtctgttaatgtcttctgcccatttttaattggattattgtgtttttttggtgttgagttgcataAGTTATTTATACATTTGGGATACTAAtccattatcagatatatcacTGGCAAATGTCTTCATGCAAAtgtcattcagtaggttgtctcgttgttttgttgcttgtttcctttgatgtgcagaagctttttattttgatgtattttcaatagtttatttttgctcttctaTCCCTTGTCTCAggggacatatctagaaaaatgttgctatggccaatgtcagagaaattactgcctgtggtctcttctaggattttcatagtttcctgtctcacatgaatgtctttaatccattttgagttttttgtgtatggtgcaagaaagtggtccagtttcattgttttgcatgtagctgttcagtttttcccaacactatttgttgaagagactgtcttttttccattgcatatttttgcctcctttgccaaggactaattgaccatataattgtgagattatttctgggctctttattctgttccattgatccatgtgtctatttttgtgttggtactatactgttttgattattatacccttgtagtatatcttgaaatctggaattgtgatacctccacttctgttcttctttttcaagaattcTTTGGCATTCAGGGTCTTTAGTGgtttcacacaaattttaggattatttgttctagttctgtgaaaaatgcagttggtattttgagagagattgcATCagatctgtagattgttttgggatgaacattttaacaaaatttgttcTCCCaacccataagcatggaatatctttgcatttatttgtgtGATCTCCAATTTCTTGCATCAGCATGCTATAGTTCTCAGAGTATAGATGTTTCACCCCAGGAGAGTGATTTTTTGAGCAGACCATAGAGTAGTCtatctcttttaaaattataataattttacattctcacattattttaaattaatagtaATAACTAGCAGTTCAGTAATTACAGTGACTAAATTATTCTATCTGAGCTTTCATGTCCCTCCATAAAAGACAGTATAGGACATAGAGCACTGGTAATAGAGATTGGGAGAGAGAGTGGCTCTAACACTAGAAGTAAGTGGTCCTATATGGGACATATGTCAAGTAGGCTGTTTAAACACACTGATAGACTTGATGTAATATGTAAGGGGAAAAGAAGAATCAAAGATGGACTATGAAAATAGTCCAAAGATGGACTATGAAAATAGTGGGTGGAATCATTGtgccatttatttatatgttatgGTGTCTGTATTGCTGCTGTAAAGAAACACATACATTTGAGAGATAAAGGGAGAAGTTTTTATAATTACACTGAAATAATAGAAGTAAGTAGCTCTTTTGTGCAAATATGATTTTCCAAATATTCTTCTTCTTGAAGATGTCCGAATGAAATAGAGTGCAAAAACCCAAGAGAAAATGCTAAAAGGCTTTATTGAAGGTGGTGTGGGGTCATGTTCAAGGGGATGGACTCTGGAACCAGATACCATGAATTTGAATGCCACTATTGTCATTACTTGTCATGTGACTTTTTTCTCAGACTATTGGTAACCAGTTTTAGCTGGACCTGCCCTGGTAGTTATTATGATTACAAAATGCCCTCAGTAATGATCAGgaaactttgaaaaaattttttattacccTCAGGTCTGGAAAGCATATTGTACACTTGGTACCCCATAGTGAGGTCACAGGTACAGAGAAAGCATAGGAGAGCATAGGCTTACTGTTCTGCTTTTATTGGGGTTGAGGGAAGGGGCCTTGGGTTTCACAGGTTGATTCTATTGGTGGATTTAAAACATAAGGGCAGGAATTTAAAgtctgggaagagaaaaaaaaacaaatggcacAAATGATCAGTTAATCTAAATCAGCCAAGATTTCTGAAGCAAATGAGCAGGGGGTGGTGGCATAGGAGGTTGGAGAGTTCTGGCTCTTTACTAGTCAGTGTGGCTGGCAGTGTATTTATTGAGATAGCCTTTTTGAAGTGGAACCCTCCAGAATCAAAGCTAAATCAAGCACTTAGTCTACAAAAAGTAAAACCATTTAGTGCTCTTTGACAATGATTCAACTACTCTGCCTCAGTTATCCAtctgtaaagaagagagaaacagtATCTATAATTTAGGGTTGTTGAAAGGAATTTAtgagtaaaatatatgtaaagcactcaTAATAGTGACCAGCTCATGAAAACCATATGTGTGTGtcctattattactattattcttaTTACTATCAATAgtatacagatgaagaaataatgggagaaaagaacaaagagttAATAGTTTTTGATATCTGTATGTACCTAAAGGCTACTGATGAAATGAGAGTAAGGCCAGTAAttattctgcctcatttttttattgactgcaccacagttgctAGTATGTGTGTATTGTATTGGTTGACATTTCCTTCAAAGTATTGAATAAGAGATAAtttagtggaacagagtagagaacccagatatggaccctcaactctatagtcaaataatcttcgacaaaacaggaaaaaatatacagtggaaaaaaacagtctcttcaataaatggtgctggggaaactgggcagctataggtagaagaatgaaactcgaccattctcttacaccatacacaaagataaactcaaaatggataaaagatctcaacgtaagataggaatccatcagaatcctagaggagaacataggcagtaatctcttcgatatcagccacagcaacttctttcaagatatgtctccaaaggcaaaggaaacaaaagtgaagatgaacttttgggacttcatcaaaatcaaaagcttctgcacagcaaaggaaacagttaagaaaacaaagaggcaacccacggaatgggagaagatatttgcaaatgacagtacagacaaaaggttgatatccaggatcataatgaactcctcaaactcaacacacacaaaacagacaatcttcaaaaaatgggcagaagatatgcaCAGACACtactccaatcaagacatacaaatggctagcagacacatgaaaaaatgttcgtcatcactagccatcagggagattcaaattaaaactacattgagatatcaccttacaccagttagaatggccaaaattagcaagacaggaaacaacatgtgttggagaggatgtgggagaaaggggaaccctcttccactgttggtgggaatgcaagttgatgcagcctccttggagaacagtgtggagattcctcaagaaattaaaaatagaacttgacTGTGGTTCTGACTATACAACCTTTCTTAGTCTTTTCCATTTGATTGAGCCTGGTTGCTTAGCCTTTGTGGAAATTCATGAGTTCCACATACACTTTTAATAAATCTATGAATTAACCAGAATTGTTTTCTGCTGCCTACATTGAAGTATATTACAACCTTGTTGTTTAATGGCAGACCCAGAGAACACTCTCAGTTATAACTAAATACATAGTTTCCTGTGCTTTTTGGTTTAAGGGATAGCTCAGAACAATATTCAGTGGTAAAATCCATAATATACACCTAATTTGAATATTTCTAAGAAGTTCTAATGGAAACCGATATGTGAGGGACAAAATTGGTTTCCCAGAATCATAGATaaaactaggtggtgggtattatagagggcacggcttgcatggagcactggttgtggtgaaaaaataatgaataatgtttttctgaaaataaataaattggaaaaaaaaaactaggaactGTGTTTTGGGATTTTAGCTGAAGGAAGAAGTTCATATTCTGCTCACCCATTTTCTGAAGGCTCCCTTGACATCCCCATTCCTCAGACTATAAATGAAGGGGTTCAACATGGGGGTTACCACTGTGTACATGACTGTCAGGATGCGACCCTCAGTTGCCGAATAGCTGGTAAGAGGCCGGAAGTAGACCCATGTGAGTGTGCCATAGAAGATAGCCACCACAGTGAGGTGGGAGCCACAGGTAGAAAAGGCTCTCCACTTGCTCTTGGCTGAGGGGCTCCGGAGGACCACTGAGATGATGCGGGCATAGGAGGCAATGATGAAGGCCAGAGCTCCATTGATGACAATAACACCCTCTGTATGAATCATTAGGGTGTTGAGGTAGGGACTGGAGCAAGAAATCTTCATCAGAGGGTAGAGGTCACAGAAGAAATGGGGGATCTTGTTATCTGCACAGAAGATCAATCGGCCCATGAGAAAGGTGTGCAGCAGGGCATGAAGATGGGAGAGGATCTGGCACAGAGCCACCATCTGTGAACATAGCATTCTGGTCAGGATCCTAGGGTAGTGGAGAGGGTAGCAGATGGCAATGTATCTGTCATAGGCCATTGCAGCCAGAAGGAAGTTTTCCATGGCTGcaaa
It encodes:
- the LOC122916845 gene encoding olfactory receptor 1Q1-like — encoded protein: MVNTNWTSVSHFVLLGISAQPEEKIPLFLLFLLMYAINISGNFAIITLIISTPRLHTPMYIFLSNLALADICFTSTTVPKMLQNIFSPTKAISYMGCLAQTYFFICFAAMENFLLAAMAYDRYIAICYPLHYPRILTRMLCSQMVALCQILSHLHALLHTFLMGRLIFCADNKIPHFFCDLYPLMKISCSSPYLNTLMIHTEGVIVINGALAFIIASYARIISVVLRSPSAKSKWRAFSTCGSHLTVVAIFYGTLTWVYFRPLTSYSATEGRILTVMYTVVTPMLNPFIYSLRNGDVKGAFRKWVSRI